In the genome of Pontibacter actiniarum, the window CACAAAGGTCGGAAACTGGAAGACCTCCTCGGTAAAAGGGTTGTACCACACGCGGCCGGTTACCAGGTTCACGTCCTGCACGCCTTTGTCGGTGCCGTAGAGCTTTACCAATATCCCCTCATGGCCTGCATCAATGCGGGTGCAGGATTTCATGGCGGTGATGGAGAAAACAAGTATAAGGATGAAACTGAGGCTCCAGGTGAGGAGCTGGCGGGCGTTGTTCATGGTTAGGCTCTAAGTTTGTTAAGGGAAAATCGGATGACGAAGAAGTTGGCTACCACCAGCACTAGCAGCAGCCCTAGGCCAATGCCTACCTGGAGGTCGGACGGCTGCCGCACCAACGAGGCTATCTCGGTAAAAGTCAGGACGTCGACCAGTAGCAGCAGGCCAAGCAGGAGGATATAAGCGAATTTCATGGAAGTATTTTATAAAGACAATATAGTAAAAACCTTTTGTGTTTATACTTCCTTAGAGGCAATTGCTTTGTAAAAGTATGTGTGTCGGCTCTTTAGGTTTTACAGCGCACCCTTACCTGGCTAACTCCCTTTTGCCAGGCCCACTCCCGCACCCGACTCCAGCCGCAAAGTATAAAACCCGTGTATACAGCCGATTAACTGATCACCCAGCACCGCCCCGAAGGCGCAGTGGTCTTTGCTCTCCAAGATTTCCTGCAGCCATACTCTTGTTTCTGCTGATGCTTGGTAGCCCAGTTGGGAAGAGAGGTTGGCGATGGCCTCGGCATCGTGAAGGGTGAGTGTTCTGAGGTGCAGGTTCATGATTTCGAGAGAAGCTTTCTTTCGCTGGCTTTTCGCTAGCGCGAGCTTGCAGCTAGTGCTGTTGTTTCTGGTAGGAAGTACGAGCTGCAAGCTCGCACTAGCGGGGGCTATAATGCCACCGCTAACTGTACTTACTTTTCAAATCAGGTGTAGTAAAGAAGACATAGGCAAAAAGTACGGCAAAAACTGAATAGACCAGTGCTGCCACCCATAGGTAGCTCAGGCTTGGGTCCTTAAATGTTAGTTTAGCCAACGCGAGGGCACCGATAACAAAGTGGGCTAGGTTGCCAAGTGCAACAGGTTTGCTGTAAATCCCGCCTATTAGGTTTGCTTTAGCTGTCCAGTTGATCATGGCAAAGCCAAAGTATAATGCGCCCAACACCTGCAAGATGACGGCAGCAGTTTCAGGCATCCCTAAACTGCTGGAAACTTCCTGAGGCAAAAAAGATAACACCACGCCTGCCATACCCATGGTAACAGCACTTATGGTCATTAATAGTTTTGTGTTCATGGTTTTTTGCGTTAGATGGGTTGTTGCCGGCCCTTTGTGAGGAAGTACAAGCTATAAGCTTGCATAAGCCCCACTGCCGCTAAACTTGCGGCAGTGAGGTGTTTAGAGATGCAGGTGCATGGCTTAGTGGGATCCTTTTCTTTCGGCTAGCGCGAGCTTGCAGCTCGTGCTGTTGTTTCTGGGAAGTACGAGCTACAAGCTACAAGCTCGCACTAGCGGGGGACTTTTACTGCTTTATAATTTCTAGTGCATTTTGAAGTGCGTACACCACTTTTTGGTCTTTTATTCTATAATATGCTACTCCTCCTTGTTGATTATCATTGCTAATGAGGCCTATCTTTTCCATCCCCACGACATAATTGTTCGTAGAGCTGCCAGTTTGAGCCTTCTCGTTTAACTGATTCTTTGTGAATATTTCAGAATCTAGCTTTAATAAATGCTTAGAGTAGGAATAAATATCCATTGAATTAGCTCTAGCATTTGATTTCTTAGGGTAATATTCGTAGTAGTTAAAAGTGGTTACGAACTGATTTAGTGCTATAGGGATTGTGCTACTTTCTATCTTATTAGATTGAGAATCTAAATTAAATTGAGCTTTAAATAAAGCACTAAATATATGCCATAAGTCTCTAGGATTGCTGTTGGCAATCTTGAATACTTGGTTAAGTTCATCCTGTGTGACAGTGTCGGCAAAAAGTTGCCTATAGTCATGCACTCTATTATCTGAATATGCACGTAATCTTTGGTTAAGTGCTTTAACTAAGTCTTCAGTTGTCCATGTTAATGTTGGGCAGTAGTGCTTTTGTGTTCGTACCTGATCTTTGATAAAGTTAAATGGTGTTGCCCAAGTAGAGAAAATTACCTGAAAGTTTTCTTCAAGTAAGAATTTATTATCGGTAAGTATTTTAACAATAAAATCTGATATAGATTCTGCGTCATTCATAAATCTAGAATCTTCATCTACCCTATCAAATACTACCAATACTCTTTCAAAGTCAAGCTTAGAAGCAAGTTTACATACACGAACTAACAACTGATAAGAGACCTCCTGATCGATAAATTCTTCCTCGATATTGATAGGAAGCTCTGGGAAGTAATCTTTAATTTTTACACTCTCAGTTAAAGGTGGCAATCCTGTAAAGTGCTTTGCAATATAGTCATCTATCAAAGCTCCTCCAGCTGTTGCACTGTAGTTAAACACTCCTCTTACAAAGTTTTCAAATTTCTTGTAGGTTCTTGTAAGCCATTGTATCTGGACTTCTTCAATTTGTTCTCTTAACAGACGTTTTGAAATTTGTGGAACAAAGTTCTTAAGGAGGTAACATAGCAGGATTTTATCTTCTTTTCCTAGCCTTGATATTCTTCTTCTCTTATCTGCAAGTGCAGAAAAAATGGCAACAGATAAATTTGATATTACAAATTTGTAAAAGTCATTTAGTTCATATCTTTGACTAAGGTGAGAAAAATCAACGATATGTGTTACTACAGAAGTGTCTTTGTTCAGCTTACTAACAAAATCTTTTATTAAAGCAGTCTTACCAGTTCCTCTATCGCCGGTTAAAAGGATTGAGTTTTTCTGAGAAAAATTCTCAAGTATTGTTTCATAATCATTAGGTTTTACAAACGTTCTTGAGAAACGTTGGCCTTCATTTTCTGTGGTAAATGATGCAAAAGGATTTTCCTTCAATCCTAATCTTGTATAGAACTCTCTGAATGCACTCATTTTAAAATACTAAAGAATTTCTCTTCTTTAAATTGTAGATTATTAGAATCTCAAACTTACATAAATAAGTAACATTTAATAAAAATTATTTTTTAGAACATATAGTGAACATGCCTGTGCTAACTTTTCACCAGAGTTAATGAAAGTGTACAAAACCTGCTTTATCCTTTGCTGCACAAATCCCCCTTTTTTCCGACCTTGCATCTGATTTCTAACTCATCATTTTTAATTCAGAATTGAGCCAGTCCACCATCTATAAAAACTACCTGCTGCAGTCGGAGCCGAACAAGTTCAGCCAGGATGCGCTGAAGGCCGGTGAGATGATTGTGAACATGGGGCCGCAGCACCCGAGCACGCACGGTGTACTGCGCCTGGAGGTGGTAACCGATGGCGAAATCATACAGGAGGTGGTGCCGCACATTGGCTACCTGCACCGCTGCTTCGAGAAGCATGCCGAAAGTATGGCCTATAACCAAACAATCCCCTACGTAGACCGCATGGATTACCTGGCCGCCATGAACTCGGAGCATGTGTGGTGTATGGGCGTGGAAAAGCTGATGGGTATTACCGACCAGATTCCGAAGCGGGTGGAGTACATACGTGTGTTGGTAACAGAGCTAAACCGTATTGCCTCGCACTTTGTAGCCATTGGTACCTATGCGATAGATATCGGCGCTTTCACGCCTTTCCTTTGGCTGCTGCGCGACAGGGAGCATATACAGCGGCTGCTGGAGTGGGTGTGCGGTGCCCGGATGCTGTACAACTACATCTGGGTGGGCGGATTATACTATGATCTACCGATTGGCTTTGAGGAGCGTTGCCGCGAGTTTATAGAATACCTGCAGCCGAAGCTTGATGAGCTGGATACGATACTTTTAAGCAACAAGATATTTATTGACCGCACAGCTAACGTAGGCGTGCTGCCGCTGGATGTGGCGATAAACTATGCCTGCTCCGGCCCTATGCTGCGTGGCTCAGGCCTAAAGCACGACCTGCGCCGCGTGGATGGCTACAGCGTTTACCCAGAACTGGACTTTGATGTGCCCATAGGGCAGGGGCTGGCCGGCACTACCGGCGATTGCTGGGACCGTAACTATGTGCGCGCCCTGGAGTGCCGCGAGTCTGTTAAGATCATCCGCCAGTGCCTCGATCGACTTACCGGCGACTATAAACGCACGCCTGACTTTGACCCGCAGGCCGCCTGCCCGAAAAAGATACGCATGACTGGCAGCAAAGAGCTGTACTTCCGGGGAGAAACCCCACGAGGCGAGCTAGGCTACTACTTCCGCACGACTGATAAGAGCGATGTGCCTTTCCGGGCCAAAGGCCGCGCCCCAAGTTTTGTAAACCTGTCGGTGCTGCACGAAATCAGCCGGGGCTGTATGGTGGCGGATTTAATTGCCATCGTCGGTTCTGTGGATATCGTGCTGGGCGAGGTGGATAGGTAACGTGCCGTTTTGGCTTCTGGCACAGGCGTCTGCTTGTGCCTTTTTGCATGATTACTCTAAGGCACAAGCGGACGCTTGCGCCATACCTTATCTTCTCCCATCCTATAATCCTGCAAATCCTGATTCAGACAAAAAAAGCCTGCTTTATCAGCAGGCTTTTCTGTTTTATCCGCGTTGCTCTTTCCAGAGCTGATTGAATGACTTTTTAGGTGCTTGCAGCGGCTCCCGGCGTTTGCTCCAGGTGTCTTTCTGCACATACCGCAGCACAAAGTTTTTGACGCTGGCAGGTGCTATATTCATCAGCTTTCGGCTCTTCATGGCCTTTAGCCAGAACTTAAAGGCGGTGGTTTCCTGGCTGTCGGCCATGCCCTGGTCCACGCTCTGCTTGCGGTTTAGCAGCAGCAGGTTGTGGATGTTGATCTTAACCGGGCAAACGGAGGTACAGGCGCCGCAAAGGGAGCTGGCAAAGCTCAGGTGCTTGTGCTCGGCCATGCCGTTGTAGTGCGGCGATATTACCGATCCGATCGGGCCACTGTAGGTGGTCTCATACGTATGGCCGCCAATGTTCTTGTACACCGGGCACACGTTAAGGCAGGCACCGCAGCGAATGCAGTTCAGGGCTTCGCGCTTCTCCGGCAGGGCCAGCAGGTCGGTACGGCCGTTGTCGAGCAATACCACGTACATCTCCTCCGGGCCATCTGCCTCCTTCGGCTGGCGCGGGCCTGTAAAAATGGAGTTGTAAACCGTTACATTTTGCCCGGTGCCGCTGGTGCTCAGCAGTGGCCAGAACAGGTCGAGGTCCATGATCGAGGGGATCATTTTCTCAATGCCCACAATGGCGATGTGCGTTTTCGGGAACGTAGTGGAGAGGCGGGCATTGCCCTCATTCTCCGTTACGGCCACGCCGCCCACATCCGCGATGAGGAAGTTGCCGCCGGTAATCCCCACCTCTGCCGAGGTGTACTTCTCGCGCAGCAGCTTACGGGCCACGCCTACCAGCTCTTCGGCATTCTCGGTAGGAGGGATGCCCAGCTTTCGCACAAACAGGTCGGCAATGTCCTTTTTAGACATGTGCATGGCCGGTGTTACAATATGGTAAGGCCGCTGTTCCGCCAGCTGCACAATGTACTCGCCC includes:
- a CDS encoding NADH-quinone oxidoreductase subunit D, which encodes MSQSTIYKNYLLQSEPNKFSQDALKAGEMIVNMGPQHPSTHGVLRLEVVTDGEIIQEVVPHIGYLHRCFEKHAESMAYNQTIPYVDRMDYLAAMNSEHVWCMGVEKLMGITDQIPKRVEYIRVLVTELNRIASHFVAIGTYAIDIGAFTPFLWLLRDREHIQRLLEWVCGARMLYNYIWVGGLYYDLPIGFEERCREFIEYLQPKLDELDTILLSNKIFIDRTANVGVLPLDVAINYACSGPMLRGSGLKHDLRRVDGYSVYPELDFDVPIGQGLAGTTGDCWDRNYVRALECRESVKIIRQCLDRLTGDYKRTPDFDPQAACPKKIRMTGSKELYFRGETPRGELGYYFRTTDKSDVPFRAKGRAPSFVNLSVLHEISRGCMVADLIAIVGSVDIVLGEVDR
- a CDS encoding P-loop ATPase, Sll1717 family, with protein sequence MSAFREFYTRLGLKENPFASFTTENEGQRFSRTFVKPNDYETILENFSQKNSILLTGDRGTGKTALIKDFVSKLNKDTSVVTHIVDFSHLSQRYELNDFYKFVISNLSVAIFSALADKRRRISRLGKEDKILLCYLLKNFVPQISKRLLREQIEEVQIQWLTRTYKKFENFVRGVFNYSATAGGALIDDYIAKHFTGLPPLTESVKIKDYFPELPINIEEEFIDQEVSYQLLVRVCKLASKLDFERVLVVFDRVDEDSRFMNDAESISDFIVKILTDNKFLLEENFQVIFSTWATPFNFIKDQVRTQKHYCPTLTWTTEDLVKALNQRLRAYSDNRVHDYRQLFADTVTQDELNQVFKIANSNPRDLWHIFSALFKAQFNLDSQSNKIESSTIPIALNQFVTTFNYYEYYPKKSNARANSMDIYSYSKHLLKLDSEIFTKNQLNEKAQTGSSTNNYVVGMEKIGLISNDNQQGGVAYYRIKDQKVVYALQNALEIIKQ
- a CDS encoding LutB/LldF family L-lactate oxidation iron-sulfur protein, whose translation is MSKLRQFLQDAETKAFDQGHRATIKFNIGKYNAAVQRGLTQYSDHELARERGSFIKTNTINNLDKYLMEFEANFTARGGKVIWARDAQEALKEIGEIMKRKRARSVVKSKSMITEEIHLNEYLEKNGIETVETDLGEYIVQLAEQRPYHIVTPAMHMSKKDIADLFVRKLGIPPTENAEELVGVARKLLREKYTSAEVGITGGNFLIADVGGVAVTENEGNARLSTTFPKTHIAIVGIEKMIPSIMDLDLFWPLLSTSGTGQNVTVYNSIFTGPRQPKEADGPEEMYVVLLDNGRTDLLALPEKREALNCIRCGACLNVCPVYKNIGGHTYETTYSGPIGSVISPHYNGMAEHKHLSFASSLCGACTSVCPVKINIHNLLLLNRKQSVDQGMADSQETTAFKFWLKAMKSRKLMNIAPASVKNFVLRYVQKDTWSKRREPLQAPKKSFNQLWKEQRG